A single genomic interval of Penicillium psychrofluorescens genome assembly, chromosome: 2 harbors:
- a CDS encoding uncharacterized protein (ID:PFLUO_003289-T1.cds;~source:funannotate), with amino-acid sequence MSQSLRPYLQCVRSSLTAALAISNFASQTSERHNVPEVEAASSPELILNPLHISRNENEKVLIEPSVNSVRISISIKQADEIEQILVHKFDRFLTQRAESFFILRRKPVKGYDISFLITNTHTEMLLKHKLVDFVIQFMEDVDKEVSELKLFLNARARFVAESFLTPFD; translated from the exons ATG TCTCAATCACTTCGCCCCTATCTTCAATGCGTTCGCTCGTCCCTTACCGCCGCCCTtgccatctccaacttcgcGTCTCAGACATCGGAACGAC ACAATGTGCCAGAAGTGGAAGCCGCAAGCTCTCCGGAGCTCATTCTGAACCCTTTACATATCTCCAGGAACGAAAATGAGAAAGT TTTAATTGAACCATCGGTCAATAGTGTACGAATTAGCATCAGCATCAAGCAGG CGGATGAGATCGAGCAGATCCTGGTACACAAATTCGACCGGTTCCTCACCCAACGCGCCGAGTCGTTCTTTATTCTGCGTCGAAAGCCAGTCAAG GGCTATGACATCTCCTTTTTGATCACCAACACCCACACAGAGATGCTGCTCAAGCACAAGTTGGTGGACTTTGTTATCCAA TTCATGGAGGATGTGGACAAGGAAGTGTCGGAATTGAAACTGTTT TTGAATGCTCGGGCTCGCTTTGTTGCTGAATCCTTTTTGACTCCG TTTGATTAA
- a CDS encoding uncharacterized protein (ID:PFLUO_003288-T1.cds;~source:funannotate): MEDAHLRSFSYPLPTYQPALASYPPIFFEDEDQPVTAVHSPVPRPPTFYSSSSSSTEDTAASEAARVAEEEGFRLTEKTLEKLQLASFMDTRLSDKNLSMAYFADLSLDEVVHAENMPIGSNAHLFGPHRWGVIIITNIPYTVTRQEVLQFVGRSARVISSQKGCPVHIIMERSTGKTMDCFVEFDTVAAANETVTRINRVHEMGRSPRMGNRHVDVAMSSQDELLKALFPRAKCMKWVDGQPVLQENKDPWSTGFQGFFTDEEMFCVLRHAEVPQRSSFASKVPQRTYESIISTLWKFPWRATNMYTVHARQKLYDTLRSMILALVQRMEKEKTVGLDDRLVRELVLAGLNCPVFNPRMKYSLGIFGKCRDIVANMNWEYSVYFPFDSLILLPNGSMPTLMYYANLMANGHVPDTHTHGLEQRHHNQQLMKIYGKVWFQWNEVVAKEKRFIDAIAYERRVMREIVVTGYLYLSGNLTTLSSSIGTAPKSTTSPTNSVDSQKTVCGSGGVSLPLTQPTSTRTSSGSASASATLCSSSRNSSGRNSSGFSHRFQGNNKKEDGIGHVWMFPPAPTSVASNSTDNLYVPTIPGPQTSQMPPFVGQTVNPPAAPSVSGSAGYLYQPTRPGSQSSQVSPYVGQTMNPAAAPFGMHVSRGSISSPTYAHQPSGQIGQSMHHRYPSSGSSSSSSGKW; this comes from the exons ATGGAAGACGCCCATCTCCGTTCTTTCTCTTACCCTCTCCCAACTTACCAACCTGCCTTGGCAAGCTATCctcccatcttcttcgaagacgaggacCAGCCTGTCACCGCAGTCCATTCTCCtgttcctcgacctcctACCTTCtactcttcctcttcctcatctaCTGAAGACACTGCTGCAAGTGAGGCTGCCAGAGTTGCTGAGGAAGAAGGCTTCCGCTTGACTGAGAAAACTCTCGAGAAACTACAACTTGCCAGTTTCATGGACACCCGACTTTCAGACAAGAATCTTTCCATGGCCTATTTTGCTGACCTGTCTCTCGACGAGGTCGTCCACGCTGAAAACATGCCTATCGGAAGCAACGCTCACCTCTTTGGCCCCCATCGCTGGggagtcatcatcatcaccaac ATTCCCTACACCGTCACCCGTCAGGAAGTCCTGCAGTTCGTCGGTCGCTCGGCTCGAGTCATCAGCTCCCAGAAGGGATGCCCGGTGCACATTATCATGGAGCGCTCCACTGGCAAGACCATGGACTGCTTCGTCGAGTTTGATactgttgctgctgccaaTGAGACCGTGACTCGTATCAATCGCGTTCATGAGATGGGTCGCTCTCCTCGCATGGGCAATCGCCACGTCGACGTGGCCATGAGCAGCCAGGATGAGCTCCTCAAGGCTCTGTTCCCCCGTGCCAAGTGCATGAAGTGGGTTGACGGACAGCCGGTCCTGCAGGAGAACAAGGACCCGTGGTCGACTGGGTTCCAGGGTTTTTtcaccgacgaggagatgTTCTGTGTGCTTCGCCATGCCGAGGTGCCTCAGCGG AGCTCGTTTGCCTCCAAAGTACCCCAGCGCACTTATGAGTCTATCATCAGCACCCTGTGGAAG TTTCCGTGGCGCGCTACCAACATGTACACTGTTCACGCCCGCCAGAAGCTGTACGACACCCTGCGCTCGATGATTCTCGCTTTGGTTCAgcgcatggagaaggagaaaaCGGTTGGACTTGATGACCGCCTGGTCCGTGAGCTTGTCCTGGCAGGTCTCAACTGTCCTGTCTTCAATCCTCGCATGAAGTACAGTCTTGGTATCTTCGGCAAGTGTCGCGACATTGTGGCCAACATGAATTGGGAGTACTCGGTTTACTTCCCCTTTGACTCGCTGATTTTGCTTCCTAATGGTAGCATGCCTACCCTCATG TACTACGCCAACCTGATGGCCAACGGCCATGTCCCGGACACCCACACCCATGGCCTCGAGCAGCGCCACCACAACCAGCAGCTCATGAAGATCTACGGCAAGGTCTGGTTTCAGTGGAATGAAGTTGTtgcgaaggagaagaggttCATCGACGCCATTGCCTACGAGCGGCGTGTCATGCGCGAGATAGTCGTTACTGGCTATCTCTATCTGAGCGGTAACCTGACCAccctctcctcttccattgGCACGGCTCCCAAGTCGACCACCTCCCCGACCAACTCGGTTGACAGCCAAAAGACTGTCTGCGGTAGCGGCGGTGTCTCCCTCCCGCTCACCCAGCCTACCAGCACGCGCACTTCTTCCGgctcggcttcggcttctgcTACCCTGTGCAGCTCCTCTCGGAATTCGTCTGGCCGCAACTCGTCTGGTTTCAGCCACAGGTTCCAGGGTAATAACAAAAAGGAGGATGGAATCGGCCATGTGTGGATGTTCCCTCCGGCTCCCACTTCCGTTGCGAGCAATTCTACTGACAACCTTTACGTGCCTACCATACCTGGCCCTCAGACCAGCCAGATGCCGCCGTTCGTTGGTCAGACCGTGAACCCCCCTGCCGCTCCCAGTGTGAGCGGTTCTGCTGGCTACCTTTACCAGCCTACTCGGCCTGGCTCTCAGAGTAGCCAGGTGTCGCCGTACGTTGGTCAGACCATGAATCCCGCTGCTGCCCCATTTGGCATGCACGTCTCGCGCGGTTCCATTTCGTCTCCTACTTATGCGCACCAGCCAAGTGGCCAGATCGGCCAGAGCATGCACCACCGTTACCCGTCCTCGGGaagctcctcaagctccTCCGGGAAGTGGTGA
- a CDS encoding uncharacterized protein (ID:PFLUO_003287-T1.cds;~source:funannotate) → MEREKANIPQAFQARKTKILSELSLPDAEYTDLSPKGSVDEGIRDLIRDINALPGLVTTSSCAGRISVFLEGRKKQQPPQPQTVQPQEDESQSQSQSQSQSQSQSQSQSQRQFAPSGGKGAGRWLYVSHDPLVQPEGQDQDQSLPLHALFGMRPGNGKPPFRKSDQALRLVRFSFEPLILHIMAATLSHAQPVLSAATSSGFRESGLQSLRCLEGDDGPSPVVGVRSAGLSLESVIGYCDDDDDNDGDEHEHEPIVRSLVSEEYLAMLVAMSNERFGVNSERRERFRDGLISAFSGEDANKGKKAAQWEDPDVRKERKRAEGLARKRLLEEQKTAAGKTEDEPLDDVAGLEGEYNHT, encoded by the exons atggaaagagaaaaagcaaataTCCCACAGGCCTTCCAGGCCCGCAAGACCAAAATCCTATCCGAGCTCTCTCTCCCAGACGCGGAGTACACGGATCTCTCGCCCAAGGGCTCCGTGGACGAGGGCATCAGGGATTTGATCCGCGATATCAATGCACTGCCAGGTCTGGTGACGACGAGCAGTTGTGCCGGGCGCATCAGCGTGTTTCTGGAAGGGCGCaaaaagcagcagccgccTCAGCCTCAAACGGTGCAGCCGCAGGAGGACGAAAGCCAGAGTCAAAGTCAAAGCCAGAGTCAAAGTCAAAGCCAGAGTCAAAGTCAAAGCCAGAGACAGTTCGCGCCCTCCGGCGGTAAAGGCGCTGGGCGATGGCTGTATGTTTCGCATGACCCGCTAGTCCAACCCGAGggccaagatcaagatcaaTCGTTGCCATTGCATGCGCTATTCGGCATGCGGCCGGGTAATGGAAAGCCGCCGTTCAGGAAATCAGATCAGGCGCTGCGCTTGGTGCGGTTTTCTTTTGAGCCATTG atcctccacaTAATGGCAGCAACGCTGTCCCACGCACAACCCGTCCTGTCCGCAGCGACGAGCTCCGGCTTCCGCGAAAGCGGCCTGCAAAGCCTGCGCTGTCTCGAAGGCGACGATGGACCCAGTCCCGTCGTCGGTGTGCGCTCGGCTGGTCTGTCACTGGAATCTGTGATTGGGTAttgtgatgatgatgatgacaacgaCGGCGATGAGCATGAGCATGAGCCCATCGTGCGCAGCCTCGTCTCGGAGGAGTATCTAGCCATGCTGGTTGCCATGTCTAATGAGCGGTTTGGAGTCAATTCTgagcggagggagaggtTTCGGGATGGTTTGATATCCGCGTTTTCCGGGGAAGATGCGAAtaaggggaagaaggcggcgcAGTGGGAGGATCCTGATgtgaggaaggaaaggaagagggcggAGGGGTTGGCGAGGAAAAGATTACTTGAGGAGCAGAAGACGGCTGCTGGGAAGACGGAGGACGAGCCTTTAGATGATGTAGCGGGCTTAGAGGGTGAATATAATCATACTTAG
- a CDS encoding uncharacterized protein (ID:PFLUO_003293-T1.cds;~source:funannotate), whose amino-acid sequence MAPLQPPKRKPTLPNASNASRKRAKTFDARTLAVQSADAALSATGELDVAAYAAARAFEINALEQGMQRSRSALTTRAFQKVPRALRRRTASHNVKRVPRRLRARAKREMIEDNTPTVTARRRKPTQLMRLRLESARRLQNLNARTKARRTAAKAKRTESEQTALKEAGSHPFEIAPRVPKIKKNKLSRPPPAEAKYRKRQRCKTWLPTHMFHAKRAHMATSKDPVWRFALPLSPTEKSYRPTHRARGARGAVAWDMSYMSTIQLEGTGDAIEAVLRAVGLDGDEAWGVKGRKWRAGTRALQAWTFEKECHARPIAPVTLIWCARPRSEDVEMGDVSKPKKDRSKLWIRVHPSAFLQLWNELLEVSKRQNPVVMVEDLRFEIGSIEITGPGSTEALLAALQPIRGSDGNAATLQSPEDTWPALLGVSNPSSLPQNALLSFMVSDPRLHFPPRTLRPRENDESHMNDLATLLASWPPDQTQGPSPICDRPARLTAARQLPSQKAINRRRALAGPGKYPPPQPSDPQIPIMAIATRPQSRNNQRNNAPGSWTILLPWKCVTPVWYSLMYYPLSSGGNPRFGGLMETQQLAFEAGEPWFPGDFPGTRAGWEWGLRETEKARVEWERRPKGRRPEFDSLVLGAGHPKGEIGRGWACDWERLVRGGPPPQVGDGSADKDVDKDKDSNGANTLNPPLDMHNLRCSPSETNQLLTKKSAPSTLVTVHITLSTRGTPTPRARIYRLPSDPALRQKWLDLASPSARGSARPRPHHRKPPKKNSSPEETRRQLIESLIYPSAESDAEHLDVPPEADLIGFVTTGNYNLSEGKGTGVGCVLLERVVGTNAKVSEKKMCIVRAAGEKVGRLGVWEVV is encoded by the exons ATGGCCCCCCTCCAACCCCCCAAACGCAAACCCACCCTTCCAAATGCCTCCAATGCATCCCGAAAGCGCGCCAAAACCTTCGACGCGCGTACCCTGGCCGTCCAGtccgccgacgccgcccTCTCCGCGACAGGCGAGCTCGACGTCGCCGCCTATGCCGCCGCGCGCGCATTCGAGATAAATGCCCTGGAGCAGGGCATGCAGCGATCAAGAAGTGCGTTGACTACTCGTGCGTTTCAGAAGGTGCCCCGTGCCCTACGCCGCAGGACGGCGAGTCATAATGTCAAGCGCGTGCCGCGGAGATTGAGGGCGCGGGCGAAGAGAGAG ATGATCGAGGATAATACCCCCACCGTGACAGCGCGACGCCGCAAACCAACCCAGCTCATGCGTCTCCGTCTCGAATCCGCCCGCCGGCTACAGAACCTCAATGCACGCACCAAGGCCCGACGCACCGCTGCGAAAGCCAAACGGACAGAAAGCGAACAAACGGCCCTCAAGGAAGCAGGGAGCCATCCCTTCGAGATCGCGCCGCGCGTGCCCAAGATCAAAAAGAATAAGCTCTCCcgcccgccgccggcggagGCGAAGTATCGCAAGCGCCAGCGCTGCAAGACTTGGTTGCCGACACACATGTTCCATGCGAAGCGCGCGCACATGGCCACCTCCAAGGATCCTGTCTGGCGCTTTGCCTTGCCGCTCTCGCCTACTGAGAAGAGCTATCGTCCTACTCATCGTGCGAGGGGGGCACGGGGTGCTGTTGCTTGGGATATGAGTTATATGTCTACTATCCAGTTGGAGGGGACGGGGGATGCGATTGAGGCTGTTTTGAGAGCTGTGGGCcttgatggcgatgaggcgTGGGGGGTGAAGGGGAGGAAATGGCGCGCTGGAACGAGGGCCTTGCAGGCATGGACGTTTGAAAAAGAGTGCCATGCAAGACCGATTGCGCCGGTGACTTTGATCTGGTGTGCCCGGCCACGTTCCGAGGATGTCGAGATGGGCGATGTGAGCAAACCCAAGAAAGATCGGTCGAAGCTTTGGATCCGCGTCCATCCCTCGGCATTTCTGCAGCTGTGGAACGAACTTCTCGAGGTATCGAAACGACAGAATCCTGtggtcatggtggaggacCTACGCTTTGAAATCGGCAGCATTGAAATCACTGGCCCGGGTTCTACGGAGGCCCTGCTGGCCGCATTGCAGCCAATTCGGGGGTCGGATGGAAATGCTGCAACATTGCAAAGCCCAGAAGATACCTGGCCAGCACTACTAGGCGTGTCGAATCCGTCGTCTCTCCCTCAGAACGCTCTTCTGTCCTTCATGGTCTCCGATCCTCGGCTTCATTTCCCTCCGCGCACCCTTCGACCCCGGGAGAATGATGAGTCGCACATGAATGACCTTGCCACGTTACTAGCCTCATGGCCACCAGACCAAACACAAGGCCCGTCTCCGATCTGCGACCGCCCTGCTCGACTAACCGCTGCGCGCCAACTCCCAAGCCAGAAGGCTATCAATCGCCGCCGCGCCCTCGCCGGTCCGGGCAAATATCCACCTCCCCAACCATCCGACCCCCAAATCCCAATCATGGCCATCGCCACACGCCCACAATCCCGCAACAACCAACGCAACAATGCCCCCGGCTCCTGGACGATTCTTCTCCCTTGGAAATGCGTGACCCCCGTCTGGTACTCGCTCATGTACTACCCGCtctccagcggcggcaacCCGCGCTTTGGCGGTCTGATGGAGACACAACAGCTTGCCTTTGAGGCGGGCGAGCCTTGGTTCCCTGGCGATTTCCCCGGCACGCGGGCTGGCTGGGAATGGGGCCTGCGTGAGACAGAAAAAGCGCGCGTGGAGTGGGAACGCAGACCGAAAGGTCGTCGGCCTGAGTTTGACTCGCTGGTTTTGGGGGCTGGGCACCCGAAGGGCGAGATTGGGCGTGGTTGGGCGTGTGATTGGGAGAGATTGGTTCGTGGAGGACCACCACCACAGGTCGGTGATGGTTCAGCAGACAAAGACGTGGACAAGGATAAAGACAGTAATGGTGCAAATACTCTAAACCCACCCCTCGACATGCACAACCTCCGCTGCTCCCCATCCGAAACCAACCAGCTCCTCACCAAAAAGTCTGCTCCCTCTACCCTGGTGACTGTCCACATCACCCTCTCCACCCGCGGCACGCCCACGCCTCGCGCGCGCATCTACCGGCTCCCTAGCGACCCAGCTCTCCGACAGAAATGGCTCGACCTCGCCTCTCCCTCTGCTCGGGGGtctgctcgtcctcgtcctcatcacCGGAAGCCTCCAAAGAAGAACTCCTCTCCGGAAGAAACGCGCCGCCAACTCATCGAGTCGCTAATTTACCCCTCCGCCGAGTCCGACGCAGAGCATCTAGATGTTCCGCCTGAAGCGGATCTCATTGGCTTTGTCACGACGGGG
- a CDS encoding uncharacterized protein (ID:PFLUO_003291-T1.cds;~source:funannotate): MLQPRPLFHYPLRTLSIRRSACRQPLFRHTSTTTAPSHSPPSTASRWTRRLLYAGIFGSLGVYAGTRMTAEGWLPLTPGSVADQQELQRLQVMFDVGIPIVQELRRDPDYVEAHAYMNYDDETRPHRLTSGPLAGSRGLGLQVSIKQLLEDILVPVGGGGGGDLGPHWKIFWNDKTKNLISVIYLGCGIEGWPRVVHGGALGTVIDENLGRAAIRHFPARTGVTANLDINYRAPVFSGNFYTLHSAVDQTRSTDRKAFATCEVRDLGGRVCVEASGIFVVPKRLQLERIGEEY, from the exons ATGCTCCAACCTCGCCCACTCTTCCACTACCCTCTACGCACTCTCAGCATCCGGCGATCTGCCTGCCGACAACCTCTCTTTCGCCacaccagcaccaccaccgcaccATCCCACTCCCCGCCCTCCACCGCATCCCGGTGGACCCGCCGTCTGCTCTATGCTGGGATATTCGGGAGCTTGGGCGTGTACGCCGGGACGCGAATGACGGCCGAGGGGTGGCTGCCCCTGACGCCGGGGTCTGTCGCCGATcagcaggagctgcagcgcctgcaggTAATGTTCGACGTCGGCATTCCCATTGTTCAGGAGCTGCGCAGGGACCCGGATTATGTGGAAGCGCATGCCTACATGAACTATGATGATGAGACTCGGCCACATCGGCTGACGTCAGGTCCGCTAGCTGGGAGTcgggggttggggttgcAGGTGAGCATTAAACAGCTTCTTGAAGACATTCTGGTTCcagttggtggtggtggtggtggggatCTAGGACCTCATTGG AAAATCTTCTGGAACGATAAGACCAAAAACCTGATCAGCGTGATCTACCTAGGCTGTGGGATCGAAGGCTGGCCACGGGTCGTCCACGGTGGCGCGCTGGGTACCGTGATCGATGAGAATCTGGGGCGCGCGGCCATCCGCCATTTCCCGGCGCGGACGGGCGTCACGGCCAACCTCGACATTAACTACCGGGCACCTGTCTTCTCGGGGAATTTCTACACCTTGCACAGCGCGGTCGACCAGACAAGAAGCACCGACCGTAAGGCGTTTGCCACGTGTGAGGTGAGAGATCTGGGCGGGAGGGTGTGTGTTGAGGCGAGTGGCATCTTTGTCGTGCCGAAGCGGTTGCAGTTGGAGCGGATTGGCGAGGAGTATTGA
- a CDS encoding uncharacterized protein (ID:PFLUO_003290-T1.cds;~source:funannotate) yields the protein MAAIPIIVKHAGKRHEVELDPTSNGETLKYQLFSLTGVEPDRQKVLIKGGQLKDDTPLSSLNAKSGQTFMMMGTPSGGAGSAELGKPREAVRFLEDMTEAEIARQEGATPAGLQNLGNTCYLNSTLQTLRSVPELQQELLKYQSSSQPGQAGLSDLSSFGLSGLGSSNDLAASLRDLFKQMSETQEGIPPLMFLNALRTVFPQFAQQDRNGHGYAQQDAEEAWSQIVNQLRTKLVISEGEGESAQKTSFIDKYLAGKFDSLTQCEEAADEEPTKSSDVFYKLDCHIGKETNHLQDGIMAGLEEQIEKQSPSLGRNAVYTKRSRISRLPKYLTVHFVRFFWKRETQKKAKIMRKVTFPHELDIVEFCTEELRKQLVPIRDKVREIRKDELDVDRSRKRQKLAQQQEETQKKNDAESGGSTKEKEQEPMQKKKAAEESKAKAGDKDGDTAMGESYKTDAEYEAEKIEAIRTAKKELQDLLNQEGSADGTNQSGLYELRGVITHQGASADSGHYTAYVKQQGRPSADAQTGSKRREEEGEKWWWFNDDKVTEVETEKIETLAGGGESHSALILLYRAIELPTEE from the exons ATGGCTGCGATCCCAA TCATCGTCAAGCACGCGGGCAAGCGCCACGAGGTCGAGCTCGATCCCACCTCCAACGGCGAAACCTTGAAATACCAGCTGTTCTCCCTCACCGGCGTGGAGCCCGACCGCCAGAAAGTGCTGATCAAAGGCGGCCAGCTCAAAGATGATACCCCCCTATCCTCCCTCAATGCCAAATCCGGCCAGACGTTCATGATGATGGGCACGCCCTCCGGTGGCGCCGGGTCCGCCGAACTGGGGAAACCACGGGAGGCCGTCCGGTTCTTGGAAGATATGACGGAGGCAGAGATAGCTAGGCAAGAAGGCGCCACACCGGCCGGCTTACAGAACCTGGGGAACACTTGCTACCTGAACTCCACCCTGCAGACCCTACGCAGTGTCCCCGAACTCCAGCAGGAGCTTCTCAAATACCAGTCAAGCTCCCAACCCGGTCAGGCAGGACTTTCCGACCTCAGTAGTTTTGGTCTGAGTGGGTTGGGCAGCTCGAATGACCTGGCAGCCTCCCTGCGGGACCTGTTCAAGCAAATGTCGGAAACGCAGGAGGGTATTCCGCCACTGATGttcctcaatgcgctccgGACGGTTTTCCCGCAGTTTGCCCAGCAGGATCGAAATGGTCATGGATATGCTCAGCAGGACGCCGAAGAGGCGTGGTCGCAGATCGTTAATCAGCTGCGCACCAAGTTGGTCATCAGCGAAGGCGAGGGGGAATCCGCGCAGAAGACTTCGTTTATTGACAAATATCTCGCGGGCAAATTTGACTCCTTGACTCAGTGTGAGGAGGCGGCCGACGAGGAACCGACCAAGTCCTCGGATGTCTTCTACAAGCTTGATTGCCACATTGGCAAAGAGACCAACCATCTCCAGGACGGCATTATGGCCGGCCTGGAAGAACAGATTGAGAAACAGTCGCCTTCTCTGGGGCGCAATGCGGTTTACACGAAGCGCTCTCGCATCTCTCGGCTGCCGAAGTACCTGACCGTGCATTTTGTCCGTTTCTTCTGGAAGCGCGAGACCcaaaagaaagccaagatCATGCGTAAAGTAACCTTCCCACACGAGTTGGATATCGTCGAGTTCTGCACCGAGGAGCTTCGCAAGCAGCTCGTTCCCATCCGCGACAAGGTCCGCGAGATCCGCAAGGATGAGCTGGACGTGGACCGTTCTCGCAAGCGGCAAAAAttggcgcagcagcaggaagagacccagaaaaagaacgaTGCCGAGTCCGGCGGCAGcacgaaggagaaggagcaggagccgatgcagaagaagaaagccgcCGAAGAGAGCAAAGCCAAGGCCGGCGACAAGGATGGTGACACTGCCATGGGCGAGAGCTACAAAACCGACGCAGAATATGAGgcagagaagatcgaggcgatAAGGACGGCTAAGAAGGAGCTGCAAGACCTCCTCAACCAGGAGGGTAGCGCGGATGGCACCAACCAGTCTGGTCTGTATGAGCTCCGCGGCGTGATTACCCACCAGGGCGCCAGTGCCGACAGCGGCCACTACACGGCGTATGTGAAGCAGCAGGGCCGGCCGTCGGCCGACGCGCAGACGGGCAGCAAGCGccgcgaggaagagggggagaagtggtggtggttcaACGATGACAAGGTGACGGAGGTTGAGACTGAGAAGATCGAGACTCtggccggcggtg GCGAGTCCCACTCCGCGCTGATCTTGCTGTATCGTGCCATTGAGCTGCCCACGGAGGAATAG
- a CDS encoding uncharacterized protein (ID:PFLUO_003292-T1.cds;~source:funannotate), which produces MTGSIDDYDRSHVDEKAAVQPHNGSSDLEPHHSHHESAEELHESERDIPMTFRRFMGFAAMAFLWTGSQIPVYLFGGIPPYIYGSIGGSDRWIWFVLANLLGLAGVCPFVGSLSDLFGRRYVAIAGASLIVLGMIVCSTAHTMNIFIAGMAIAGAGAGVNELTALAATSEMAPTRKRGVYVAVLIFTIVPFCPSVLWAQLIAYYSSWRYVGAFCGAWAAFGLLITVFFYFPPPRVNSMGMTRREIIGRVDFVGGFLSITGLIVFLAGTQWGGYMYPWSSAHVLAPLIIGFALLVAFGFWEVYGAKYPIFPSKLKQEPRTLGLTLVITFISGANFFSVLMFWPTESFNVYGHDPVDVGVRSIPIGFSILAGACIVLVLLSVFRGHNKELLIVSSICMTAGCGALSIGRLDNLYQMWGVLVLAGLGIGGIVVPASIITTIICPDDLIATISALTLSIRVVGGGVGYTIYYNVFISKFIPKATEYIGGVMEMDLGITDSKLIGEAIELTGASLLTELKGIPGIGNNETAYNMVVTAGQMAYAQSYKYVYYVSIAFGAISIIAACFLGSIEKYMTDHVAVVM; this is translated from the exons ATGACGGGTTCTATCGATGATTACGACCGGTCGCACGTCGACGAGAAGGCGGCCGTGCAGCCCCATAACGGGAGCAGCGACCTGGAGCCGCACCATAGTCACCATGAGTctgcggaggagctgcaCGAGTCGGAGCGGGATATTCCA ATGACCTTTCGTCGCTTCATGGGCTTCGCGGCCATGGCGTTTCTTTGGACGGGTAGTCAGATCCCCGTGTATCTCTTTG GTGGTATTCCGCCGTATATCTATGGATCGATCGGAGGCTCGGATCGTTGGATCTGGTTT GTCCTCGCAAAcctgctcggtctggccGGCGTCTGCCCCTTCGTCGGATCGCTCTCTGACCTGTTCGGCCGTCGCTACGTCGCTATCGCCGGCGCCTCGCTCATCGTCCTGGGGATGATCGTCTGCAGCACCGCGCACACAAtgaacatcttcatcg CCGGCATGGCCATTGCaggcgccggcgccggcgtcAACGAACTCACCGCGCTGGCCGCAACGTCGGAAATGGCACCGACCCGCAAGCGTGGTGTCTACGTCGCCGTGCTGatcttcaccatcgtccCCTTCTGCCCGTCTGTGCTGTGGGCCCAGCTCATCGCGTACTATAGCAGCTGGCGCTATGTCGGTGCGTTCTGTGGTGCCTGGGCCGCTTTCGGTCTGTTGATCACCGTCTTCTTCTActtcccgccgccgcgggtCAACTCGATGGGTATGACTAGACGCGAGATCATCGGCCGTGTGGACTTTGTCGGTGGATTCTTGAGTATTACGGGGTTGATTGTCTTCCTCGCTGGCACGCAGTGGGGTGGGTATATG TATCCTTGGAGCTCCGCCCACGTCCTAGCCCCCCTCATCATCGGCTTTGCGTTGCTCGTTGCCTTCGGCTTCTGGGAGGTCTATGGTGCTAAGTACCCGATCTTCCCGTCCAAGTTGAAGCAAGAGCCTCGCACGCTGGGCTTAACGCTCGTTATCACTTTTATCTCTGGCGCAAATTTCTTCTCCGTGCTGATGTTCTGGCCGACGGAGTCGTTCAACGTCTACGGGCATGACCCCGTCGATGTCGGCGTTCGCAGTATTCCCATTGGATTCAGCATCTTGGCCGGAGCGTGCATTGTTTTGGTCCTGCTGAGTGTCTTCCGGGGCCATAACAAGGAGTTGTTGATTGTTAGTAGTATTTGCATGACCGCAG GCTGCGGTGCCTTGTCCATTGGACGCCTCGATAATCTCTACCAGATGTGGGGAGTCCTCGTGCTAGCCGGTCTTGGAATCGGCGGCATTGTGGTGCCAGCTTCTATCATCACGACCATCATTTGCCCCGAC GAcctcatcgccaccatcTCCGCCCTAACCCTCTCCATCCgcgtcgtcggcggcggcgtcggaTACACGATCTACTACAACGTCTTTATCTCCAAATTCATCCCGAAAGCAACAGAATACATCGGCGGtgtgatggagatggaccTGGGCATCACGGATTCCAAGCTCATCGGCGAGGCAATTGAACTCACGGGCGCGTCACTGCTGACGGAGTTGAAAGGGATCCCCGGCATTGGCAACAATGAGACGGCGTATAATATGGTCGTTACGGCGGGCCAGATGGCCTATGCGCAGTCGTACAAGTATGTCTACTATGTCAGTATTGCTTTTGGCGCCATTTCGATCATCGCCGCGTGTTTCCTGGGCAGCATTGAGAAGTACATGACCGATCATGTGGCGGTGGTCATGTAG